In the genome of Methylophaga nitratireducenticrescens, one region contains:
- the fliR gene encoding flagellar biosynthetic protein FliR encodes MNLSIAEISAMLGAYILPLFRIGGMLMVAPIFSSNFVNVRTRLIIALAITFVVVPTINTPTPVFSPLSGEGILLIAQEVMIGICMGFMLQLLMNAFIVAGQIIAMQMGLGFASMVDPQNGTTVPVISQFYLIFITLMFLSINGHLVLIQVMAESFITLPIGAGGISIESFRDIAGLASWMYAAGVIIALPAIGSLMMVNLAFGILSRAAPQISPFSIGFPLTIGLGFVIIYITLPAVGNHLVDFSDQMLQMTRMLVLNNG; translated from the coding sequence ATGAATCTGTCGATCGCAGAAATCAGTGCGATGCTCGGTGCGTATATTCTGCCGCTATTTCGAATTGGCGGCATGCTGATGGTTGCACCGATTTTTAGCAGTAATTTTGTCAATGTTCGTACCAGACTGATCATTGCTCTGGCCATTACATTCGTGGTGGTTCCAACCATCAATACGCCAACCCCGGTATTCTCGCCGCTCAGTGGTGAAGGCATCCTGCTTATTGCTCAAGAGGTGATGATTGGCATTTGCATGGGGTTTATGTTGCAACTATTGATGAATGCCTTCATCGTCGCCGGTCAGATTATTGCGATGCAGATGGGGCTTGGTTTTGCCTCAATGGTCGATCCTCAGAATGGCACTACGGTGCCGGTAATCAGTCAGTTTTATCTAATCTTCATCACGCTGATGTTTCTCAGTATTAATGGGCATTTAGTGCTGATCCAGGTGATGGCGGAGAGCTTTATCACGTTGCCAATTGGTGCTGGAGGTATTTCAATCGAAAGTTTTCGTGATATCGCCGGCCTGGCCAGCTGGATGTATGCCGCCGGCGTTATTATTGCCTTACCAGCTATTGGCTCTTTAATGATGGTCAATCTGGCGTTTGGGATTTTGTCGCGAGCTGCCCCGCAAATCAGCCCATTTTCTATCGGTTTTCCACTGACCATCGGGTTGGGTTTTGTGATCATTTATATCACCCTGCCCGCTGTCGGCAATCATCTGGTCGACTTTTCGGATCAAATGCTGCAAATGACACGAATGCTGGTATTGAACAATGGCTGA
- the flhB gene encoding flagellar biosynthesis protein FlhB codes for MAEQDSGQERTEDPSGKRLDEAREKGQVPRSQELSTVVVLISSAVAMLFVGGNLVSSLGEVMTQSFSLNRKLIMDPHMMAQQLIVALKIMAVDVGSFLAITLIAALAAPALIGGWNFSTQAMGVKPEKMSPLRGLKRIFGTQGLVELGKALGKFLLVGSIGTLILWSLRDRLLTLGRQEVEVAMTELGFIVLWGFLAICASLILIALIDVPFQLWNHTKQLRMTKQELKDENKETEGSPEVKGRIRRMQIQLSQQRMMQDVPEADVIITNPTHYAVALRYDQSKSGAPVVLAKGTDLMAQQIRMVADHHEVPIISAPPLTRAVYYSTEIGQEIPSGLYIAVAQILAFVFQLRRYKNTGGNKPNLNTEDLPIPDEFKRDE; via the coding sequence ATGGCTGAACAGGATAGCGGTCAGGAACGCACCGAAGACCCCTCGGGTAAACGCCTTGATGAAGCACGGGAGAAGGGTCAGGTCCCCCGATCCCAGGAATTAAGCACAGTAGTGGTATTGATTTCCAGTGCGGTGGCGATGCTGTTTGTGGGTGGAAATCTGGTCAGCAGTCTCGGCGAGGTAATGACCCAATCCTTTTCGCTGAATCGCAAGTTGATCATGGATCCGCATATGATGGCGCAGCAGCTGATTGTCGCCTTGAAAATCATGGCTGTTGATGTCGGTAGTTTTCTGGCGATTACGCTGATAGCTGCATTAGCAGCCCCGGCATTGATTGGCGGCTGGAACTTCTCCACGCAGGCCATGGGCGTCAAACCGGAAAAGATGAGCCCGCTTCGTGGTCTTAAGCGTATTTTTGGCACTCAGGGTCTGGTTGAACTTGGTAAAGCGCTAGGCAAGTTTTTACTTGTGGGCAGCATAGGCACCTTAATTCTGTGGAGCCTGCGTGACCGATTATTGACACTGGGACGGCAGGAAGTTGAAGTGGCCATGACAGAGCTGGGATTCATTGTGCTCTGGGGATTTTTAGCGATCTGTGCCAGTCTGATTTTGATTGCGTTGATTGATGTGCCTTTCCAGCTGTGGAATCACACTAAACAATTACGCATGACAAAACAGGAACTTAAAGACGAAAATAAAGAAACTGAAGGTAGCCCGGAAGTCAAAGGCCGAATTCGCAGAATGCAGATCCAGTTATCACAACAACGCATGATGCAGGATGTACCCGAAGCCGACGTTATCATTACCAACCCGACTCATTATGCAGTGGCTCTGCGTTACGACCAATCCAAATCTGGCGCCCCTGTTGTCCTGGCTAAAGGCACCGATCTGATGGCGCAACAAATCAGAATGGTCGCTGATCACCACGAAGTGCCCATTATCTCTGCTCCTCCGCTGACCCGAGCCGTTTATTACAGCACGGAAATCGGTCAGGAAATTCCATCTGGTCTATATATTGCAGTAGCTCAGATATTGGCGTTTGTCTTCCAATTGAGACGTTATAAAAATACGGGCGGTAATAAGCCAAATCTCAATACGGAAGACTTGCCAATTCCGGATGAATTTAAACGAGATGAGTAG
- the flhA gene encoding flagellar biosynthesis protein FlhA gives MENTSLTSRLGGVLNGNVATPMFLVALLAMVVIPLPAFMLDMLFSFNIALSLTIVLASVYVRKPLQFAAFPTILLLATLLRLALNVASTRIVLLEGHTGTAAAGQVIEAFGEFVIGGNYAVGLVVFAILVIINFVVVTKGATRIAEVSARFTLDSMPGKQMAIDADLNAGLIDQDEARRRREEIMQESDFYGSMDGASKFVRGDAIAGILILFINIIGGFVIGVLQHSLSFSDAAHNYTLLTIGDGLVAQIPSLLLAAAAGLLVTRSTADQDIGEQIFSQLLKEPKTLAITSGIIGGMGLIPGMPNVPFLLLAGAGAGSAWLIAQRQKAATLAATPPPQQEANREQRELSWDDLSPVDPIGLEVGYRLIPLVDKNQGGQLMNRIKGIRKKISQEMGFLIPPVHIRDNLDLSPTAYQVTLFGVTFGEAEVYPDRMLAINPGQVFAQLEGIRTKDPAFGLDAIWIEPSQREHAQAQGYTVVDVDTVVATHLSKILQNHAHDLLGREEVQHLLDNLAKTAPKLVEGLVPDTVPLGTVQKVLQNLLQENIPIRDIRTISEAIAEQAARNPDPEAITAATRMALAHSIVQHINGTQPDLPIITLDPELEQILLKTLQASGEGDASLEPGLAENMHKNLQEAAQRQEMSGESAILVVQTGLRGWISRFIRHAIPGLHVLSYNEIPDDKQIRIVANVGR, from the coding sequence ATGGAGAATACAAGCCTGACAAGCCGTTTAGGTGGAGTGTTAAACGGTAATGTCGCGACACCAATGTTCCTGGTGGCATTGTTGGCCATGGTGGTCATTCCCCTCCCTGCGTTTATGCTGGATATGTTATTCAGCTTTAATATCGCCTTATCACTGACCATCGTCCTGGCCAGTGTTTATGTGAGAAAACCCTTACAGTTCGCTGCATTCCCAACCATCCTGCTGTTAGCAACTCTGCTAAGACTTGCTTTGAATGTCGCTTCTACCCGTATTGTTCTGCTTGAAGGACACACCGGGACAGCTGCCGCCGGACAGGTTATCGAAGCATTTGGTGAGTTTGTTATTGGCGGTAACTATGCGGTAGGTCTGGTCGTTTTCGCCATTCTGGTTATTATCAACTTCGTGGTCGTCACCAAAGGTGCTACGCGTATTGCTGAAGTTAGTGCCCGTTTTACCCTGGATTCAATGCCCGGTAAACAAATGGCAATTGATGCTGATTTGAATGCAGGATTGATTGATCAGGATGAAGCCCGCCGTCGTCGCGAAGAAATCATGCAGGAATCAGATTTTTACGGTTCTATGGATGGTGCCAGTAAATTTGTTCGCGGTGATGCGATTGCCGGGATCCTGATTCTGTTTATCAATATTATCGGTGGTTTTGTTATTGGTGTTCTGCAACATAGCCTGAGCTTTTCTGACGCAGCACATAACTATACTCTGCTGACGATAGGTGATGGTCTGGTAGCTCAGATACCGTCATTACTGCTTGCCGCCGCTGCTGGCTTGCTGGTCACTCGCTCTACCGCTGATCAGGATATTGGTGAGCAGATTTTCTCCCAGTTATTGAAAGAACCCAAAACCCTGGCCATTACCTCAGGCATTATCGGCGGAATGGGTTTAATTCCCGGTATGCCAAATGTCCCGTTTTTACTGTTAGCCGGTGCCGGTGCAGGCAGCGCCTGGTTGATAGCACAGCGTCAAAAAGCCGCCACACTTGCGGCAACTCCACCGCCACAACAGGAAGCAAATCGAGAGCAACGTGAACTGAGTTGGGATGATTTAAGTCCGGTTGATCCGATTGGACTGGAAGTCGGTTATCGCTTAATCCCACTGGTAGACAAAAATCAGGGCGGTCAATTGATGAATCGCATCAAAGGCATTCGCAAAAAGATTTCACAGGAAATGGGCTTCTTAATTCCACCGGTGCATATCCGCGATAATCTGGATTTATCACCCACCGCGTATCAAGTCACCTTATTTGGTGTGACCTTTGGTGAAGCCGAGGTCTATCCGGATCGCATGCTGGCAATCAATCCCGGCCAGGTCTTTGCTCAATTAGAGGGTATTCGTACCAAGGACCCCGCCTTTGGTCTGGATGCCATCTGGATTGAACCCAGCCAGCGGGAACACGCCCAGGCACAGGGTTATACCGTCGTCGATGTCGACACAGTTGTTGCTACACATCTAAGTAAAATCCTGCAGAATCATGCGCATGATTTACTGGGCCGTGAAGAAGTTCAGCACCTGCTGGACAATCTTGCCAAAACAGCGCCAAAACTGGTGGAAGGTCTGGTACCCGATACCGTCCCATTAGGTACGGTGCAAAAAGTGCTGCAAAACCTGCTGCAGGAAAACATTCCGATTCGTGATATCCGCACCATCAGCGAGGCCATTGCCGAACAGGCAGCTCGCAACCCAGATCCTGAGGCAATCACCGCTGCGACACGTATGGCGCTGGCCCATTCCATCGTGCAGCACATTAATGGCACTCAGCCAGACCTGCCTATCATCACATTGGATCCAGAGCTGGAACAGATATTGCTAAAAACATTACAGGCATCTGGAGAAGGTGACGCAAGTCTGGAACCGGGACTCGCAGAGAATATGCATAAAAATCTGCAAGAAGCAGCTCAACGACAGGAAATGTCGGGTGAGTCGGCGATTTTGGTGGTTCAGACGGGTTTAAGGGGTTGGATTTCCCGTTTTATCCGTCACGCAATTCCAGGACTGCATGTGCTTTCCTACAACGAGATACCAGATGATAAACAAATACGCATTGTGGCAAATGTGGGTCGATA